The Apium graveolens cultivar Ventura chromosome 10, ASM990537v1, whole genome shotgun sequence nucleotide sequence AATAATGATATgattacaatttttccttcaaattcttgaaagaaaatcatgaatatcaataataagtgtttacaatatataatttatttttatgttacaaccatgattgatactctgctgcgtaaaaaatagatatggattgtttgtcagtgataatatgaataccatatataaattattgcaatttatttattacataattttaatttttgaataattatagatgcatgttatttaagtaatcaattgcctcacttaataatgattatatatgtacataaatcagatatttagcatctaaataattgaaatcatcgtaatttattaagaaatataacatacgataatttacatgctgacacatacatacaacttaatcttactttgttaacagtagtgtaaataaaaaaactaacattttttcatacatacatacgttgaattttaaaaactaacattttttattaaaatcaacttttatattaacagtagtgtaaattttatattattgtatattataattgcaagtcattctgacttcagttattTATTTTTTATGTTATTAAATTGAGTAatttaattgtaagttagtagtgaactcaggaataatatagaccagtacatatagtttatttaaataaaatttaaaatttttgatcAACTCTGTATtaaacatatatgttaatttttatctttttctttgtaaacatactaacgacattctacatattaaatttaattatttcattttaaacATACACTGATTACCCTGTTTATATCGAatcattaaatacaaattatataacagaaacaagaatatatatatatattttttaatgaaCTATATTGGAAACGTTATATAATTTGAtaatgtcttgtatgaaaataatacatATTGATAAACAATTAATTTTTATATGATATACGTTAGatattatataatatttacaaataaaacaactaaaaatattataattatatgatacataattttttttctagaaaatgacccgtgcaaggttattatgctagtttttGTTAATAAGAAAAACACATTTTAAATGAAACATGGAACACGGAAGTATCGAAAGTAGCAAAAAAACCAAAGTTTGATTCTTACTATCTTATTAGCTAGTCTCATTATAAACTCAGGGTTCAATTTCCCACAATTATGTAATCATATAAAATTTATTAACatagttttaattatttagtTTCACTAAATGTGTTGCATTATATGGGATGGCATTATTTTGGGCCACTGATTTACCTATTTCACAAATCCCGTTATAATAAAAGTATATCAagtataatcataaattctcttTCCGTGAGATTCGAACTTGTTACCAAAAAAATAATTATTCTTTTTTAATCAACCGAGTCAATTCTTGCGTGCACTCATCGTTCAATTCTTTACAAGTACTAATTTAAGAAATTTAGTAATTTAATTTTGATACAGTTTTAATTTTCTGCAactattaatttaatattttaatttcgGACACATGCCGAGCACATAATCATTAATGAGTTCTAATGATTAAGATTTGAAGTTAAATATTTAGCAGTAAGCATTTGATTCACACTTCACGGGTTTTTTCTAAAGACGGGAGGTTCTATGATGAATCGTAAACCTATTCCATGTCATACTCTGATAGGCCCTAGGAAACATAACGCCGAATATAAATCCCGTCACTTGCATTCTCTTATATAAATCCCAAAAGAAAAGCAGAATTCGATATTGAAACACAAGTTCAATATCTTTTTAGTTCAACTTTATAGGTAAAGTACATATCTAGTTCTTGAAATTATTTTGCAGTGTAAAAGTTGTATAATTTTAGGTGTACAAGTGCCTGCTTTAGGTGATTAGAAACGAATCTGTTTTTTTTTTTGGTTATATAATACTTTTTTACATTTGGCTTTAAACTTGAGAATAGTTAATCTATTATTAGATGGGGAGTCGTGAGATGTCTTGTCTTGATTTAGAGTCTGGTGTTGATCAAGTTTCGCATTGTAGAAGAGTGTCATCTGCAGTTGCTACTGATTGTGTAGTTGATATTGATCAAAACCGTGCTGACGAAGTTAGAATTTCCGTGGAGATAATGGAAAGAGAGTGTAGAATCTGTATGTTGAGTCTAGAGTCGGAGTCTAAAATTGCTATGGAAATAGGGTGTTCTTGTAAGAATGAATTGGCTGCTGTCCATCAGCATTGTGCTCAAACTTGGTTTGGAAGCAAGGGAAATAGGTGAGTTGTATTAACCTTTACTTTTCTTTGTCTTTTGTACCTTTCTTTTTCAATATATATTTGTTTTGCTGCATGTATTTACTGCAATTGTATTCATTATACAAGGTTTTAGTTTTCATAGGAGAATGAATTATTTAACTTGTAATTGTTATGTAGGTTTCTGTGCTTTTCTTAGGTTACCTTGATTGAAGAATGCACATAATTTTTGATTAAAATAACTTGTTATGCTTTTATCATCTGCAGGATTTGTGAAATTTGTAAATCAGTAGCCCAAAATGTTGTCATCCCAAATAAAACTATACCGAGGCAACAGATATTTGAAGTAAACAGATTTTTAATAAATGTAGCCTCAGTGCCAGCACAAGAACGCAACACATTTCCAAGTAATGCAATTTCAGTGCCAGTATCCGGACACAATGCTCCTTCAACTAATACAATTTCCAGAAATTCAGACTTAGCGTTTGCGCCACAGTCATGGACTGAAGACTGCATGCAGGTAGGCCTAATATGTGGGATATTGGTATTAGGTGTTCTCATCATTTTTGCTTTTTTTTCAATacagttaaacctctttaaagtaataTGGTTGGGACCAAGAAAAAACATTACTTTAGCGGATTTATTACTTTATCGGGAGTAAATATACATTGTGTTCATTATGTTGGGAccggagaaaaatattattttagcgaaGTTATTACTTTATTGATTATTACTTCATCGAGGTTCAACTGTACTTGCACTACTACAACTCTTTGTCAAACAGTTTTGATTTGAGTATCTGTTCTCAACAATTCTCGGGGTGAGCCAGGATCGAACCCAGGATCTGGGACGACAGAGGATAAGCCTTTTACCACTTGAGCTATCCAACCGTGCTCACATAACCAACTTTGATCGAGTTCTTTTTCTAATACTTCCAACATTTATATTTGAATTTGTAGCTCTGTTAGCTTGAAAAATTTCAACGTCATCAAGTGATTTACTGTTAAAGGGTGGTTATTTCTTAATCAGACTTGCACACTTTAATTCCAAGAGATCCGCTAATAGATTGACAATACATAACCCTTGAACCATTGATTGCTGAAAACATTTCAAAGGAAACCAGAATTTTAAAGCATCCTTTCACGGCTTTATAGCATCCTTTCTTAAACCGTGCTGACACTTGGCGCTCATCTCCCTTTGAGCAACACAAAAATGCTTCAAGGAAAGAGCATAACTTCAGCTTCTCTTAGTGAGCACAGTGTTTGCAATGCTCGAAAGCTTACAAATTCTTGGATGATCCTACAAATGAGCGTAAATATACTACTCTAAGAAAGCATTTAAATTTATTTACAAGATTTAATTGGTCCTCCCAGAGACATCTGTGCTCCATGCACAATTACTTGCCATTCTGTCTAGCCTTATGCACTCATGCCCGAGCCTTGAACTTTCGACTTCGATCTCTTGTTACCAAGAGTAGAGTGATACACTGGTATCCGGCGCCATGCTGGACTTAACAACATGGGTTAGCTATCTCCCTAGCTCCGGGATGTCAGGTTTTGAAGCTTGTCAAGGTTTGAAGATCGTCAAAGACAAGACTGATGTGTAATTGTGTTTAACCGTAAAAAAATCCTGATTTTTCACATTATTTTTAAACAATGTCAAAATTAGATACATTTGTCTTCCAATCCTAGTTCCGCTGCGTGTTTGGCTGGTTAATTTGATATAATTTTCtgttttataataaaaaatacaataatataaataaataatggttaataataataataataataaaaataataatagttATAGTTTAGATAGAATTCTGATTGAATATAGAAGTCTAGTCAATTGTTACTACTAATCTACAGTCCTATAATGGTTAGAAGTATATGATTATATAAAATACGCGTACACTGCTAACCTATACATATCCCTTCGATCTTGAATGCAGATACGTAATTTTCATGTTCTAAAACAAGTTTAACATACAAAAACCTTAAGCCTGTGCAGCTAAGAAAAACATACTTAACAAATCGATGGTTAATTTTATCATTAAGATACTGGTCTAGTTGTTTCCTACTATCTTAGATGGGGAGTCTTGAGATGACTTGTCACGAGTGCGGTGGTAGACGCGGTTCCTTAGCTGTGAGTAATGATGGTACTGATGAAAACCTCTGTTTTTCGAGAACAGAGGAGGGTCCTAGTTCTTCTCAGTCCTATACAGCCGCTAATGGTTCAAATCAGGACCCTGATTATACAGATTGTGTTGTTGATATTGAGAATGGTGTTGATGAAGTTAGAATTTCCGTGGAGAAGATGGAAAGAGAATGTAGAATCTGTATGATGAGTCTAGATTCGGAGTCTGGAATTGCTATTGAATTAGGGTGTTCTTGTAAGGACGGAATGGAAGCAGCACATCAGCATTGTGCTGAGACTTGGTTCAGAAGTAAAGGAAATAAGTGAGTCCTGTTCAACCCTGATTATATTTCTGAAGCCTCATAGCATACACTAAAACTATTAATTTCTTTGATTGTGTCAGTTGTTATGCAAAAACATTCTTATGAATGCATGCATTTGATTTTCATAAAATCTTGATAAAGTTTCCTACCCTAGCCACGCGTTTAACTTGAATTCACCTAATTATGATATAATGATTATTACTGTTTTTTTATGCTATAATAAGATTAAGAACCATATTTAATTTGCTTAATATTTACCGATATCTTGTGCTTTGTACGTTGTCATATTTATTACAAGTTCCTTGTTTAGTACAAACTTTAGTAGTTGAAAGTAAATGTTGAGTAGGTTTTCTATGCCTTTCCTTACATGTTATCCTGATTGCAGAATGCATATAATTCTTGATTTTCCGAAACCGATTATTAAGTCATTTTCTTTTTATGCTTCATAATTTTTAGTATCTGCGAAATTTGCCATTCAATCGCACGGAATGTTGTCGTCCCAAACAATATTACATCGAGGCAGCATACATCTCAAGTCAGTCCTGTTTCTACCAATGCAGTATCCGTGCCCGTGAATGCTAATACTGTTGCAACATTTTCAGTCCCAGCGCCAGTTTACCAAGTCAATACTTCAACAAATGCATATTCAGTGCCAAGATCCAATGTAAATTCTTTAACAACTACCGCAGTCCCAGTGCCTGTATCATCGACAAATGCAGTCTCAGTTCCAGTATCAGCACCTTCAAATATGCCAAGATCCAATGTAAATTCTTTATCGACAACGGCGGTCTCAGTGCCAGTATCATCAGCTTCAGATAACGAACAATGCTCAATATGTTGCTGGGTCGTCGTTGTTATCTTTTTTCTATTCTTTGTATGGCCAACTTTTGCGAGGGGGGCGGTCTAAAGGTTTTGGGGGATGATTTAATTCGACATCACTATCAGACTGCTTTGCTTTGTGAAGGAGGCAAGAAGTATGATTCGACAAGGCAAGAATTTGTGAAGGAGCTAGTCAGTAATATCTCGGCCTTAGATTGAGCAAATTAATTTTGTGCTAAGGTTTTGGTGCAAGAACTATAGCTGTGCCAGTCATGTTTCTTAAGATCTTCTGCTCTCCGTGGGTGATAGCTGAAAAATACCCATTTTTTGGGATGAAATTGTTCAAAACATATGGATGAAAATACCGTTTTGGTTACACATTTTTTAATTGGGTAAGTATAATACATATTTGAGAATTGGGTATGTTAGAAAATTACTAAAAATATGTTTTTTTGGTTTGGCTATTATCATTGAGATACTTCTTAATTGGGTAAGTGTAATACGTATTTAGGAATTGGGTATGTAAGAAAATTACTAAAAATATGCATTTTTAGTTTGGCTATTACCATTGAGATACGCATTTTGtatcataaaaaatattaaatactCATTTGATAAATGCGTATCTAATACAAAATATGATATTCAAATTATAAATGTGGATCCTAAATGATATTTTCAGTCAGAAGTGTATTTTTAACTGTTTACacaaaaaattgttatttttaaaaaaatttggcTTTCTGTTTGCTAAAAACTTTCTCCTCCTAAATTAACTAATGTTTGATATTTTGATCGTGGTTTTGTTAATTCTGACGTTGAAGGTGTAAACATAGTTACTAAGAAATATTCAAGTAAAAAATTCTCTACATAAAATTACGTATCATGACTAAATAATTTTGGTATACGACACATCAACATGGTACAAAACGGCACGAATAGTATTATTTGGATTAGCATATTTgatacacgaacacgaaagtacacaaaCATAAAAAACACGAATATAATTAATATCGAGTTTGAGTTTTCGATATATATACACAACATAAAACGAAATACGCGTAAATAAATAgttaactttttaaaaataatatatatatattatatattatattctataaaaatataatataatatatgtaatatataatagatgatgtcaaagattactggagctaacaatgtcattaaccttcaatgatctgatgtcaaaaacttactggagctaataatgtcattaatcttcaatgatctgatgtcaaagattactggagctatcAATGTCATTAACATGACGgtgtcaaagattactgatgctgacaatgtcattagcaatcagttaagcttggggccaaccctaagattagttgtattttaaccttaatctgtaattcatacttgtaacacttaatgtctgtaaaatgtaaatggagcagactggagcatttttccctaaacagtgtcaagcctaagaattctatctggaagaagatcaagaaggtcatgcctcagaagaattatgaagaagtttggagttgaataattctgtttggtgaaaaacattttaagtcaagatctctacaagtcacagaattagtgttatagagaactcattcgagaactcagaaagacctatcgaaAACTCAGGAATtgcttatcgagaactcaggaaattctattggagatatcgataagtcagatacccattcgagaactcagagatatcgacaaatatacattcattagagaactctgagttatcgataaaccaaagtccattagagaactctgagttatcgataaaccaaaatttactagagaactcagagttgtcgataagtcaagtcaacaatgaagtttcagagatatcgacaagccaacatgcctatcgagatgtcgagttctctacagcttaattggagatctcgaagtgaagaaatttttctaagtacagaattgcagaacattttaatatccaaggttgcaaatcaacaaacaattcacatagctggattgacaagtctacaaaaagcagcttgagagatgtgcaagatcaatggcaaagattaactgacagaggagattaaagtaaacacgggatgctaaagatatgctaagccagaaatggaagatttgcttttctataaatagaactgacaagtgacagtttagaaaagctaataacatgcttattatccactgtgtaaaccagcagttaactgagttataaagttaacactggtcctctagttaaaatataacaatcaagatagaaaatcgagtattctctctcaagaaagaagctaagttctaaaacaaaaaattagagattttgtagcaaaacactgcttgatttttaatataaaattaagtgagttttgaagatctttgttttacatatctgcatagttatttatgtttaacatctattctactaaatcattgacaacaaccaactgctaaagccaaagtcgatcaaaaatcaaacatttaagccaaaacacattcaccccccccccctctgtgttgtattcatacctaacaagtggtatcagagcaaaatctgaaagtaaacagattagatcttgaaaaaatgaatacacagaaaatcagtagtatcaagattcctccctttgataaggccaactacactttatggaaaaagaaaatgttgctgtttataagaatggccaatcatctTTACATTGGTATCTTCAAGAACgggcccttcactcctgtggttagagttgaggaaaccacagatggagacatggttattccagctcattatgctcccaaggatccctcTGAATATACTGaccctgaaagagagaaagtttgCCTAGAcggtgctttgcaactgatactaattgagtcacttgacaatataatgtataataacattgtcaactgtgacactgctaaacagatctgggaaaagattgagatactctgtgaaggaactggggaggttagatcaaatcaaagaaggatattgatttctcagtatgagggttttatggccaaaccaaaagagggtattactgatgtgtttgaaaggtttaataagctgataaatgacttgcagcttcatgataaattttatgatgtcgaagaagtgaatttgaagttcttgcttactctccctgatcatttggaacaaaagatctctgcaatcagataaggaagggatttgagtagaatcacactggaagtgctctattgagttctgaaaatttatgaacttgaaatgattcaaaagaaatcattaagggctggtcaaggatatgtactgGATGGCTCAAGTGTACTAATTGTGAATTgtggccagacctctaatgatgagaaaagatcccaaactccagaagtttctacaagtgagaaaagagtcaatgacactaaagaaCAAGTCATACgggaattggatgaagaagatgaattctacactcttgatgagcttgatgagctagacaaatcaatggcttacttggctagaaaattatctaacattagagtgaagaaaccaagattcttcaagagcaaaggacagtccttcaacaaagacagcagctggaaaggaaaagggaagtacactcttGATAGTAAAAATGGCtataaaactggatctgttgatagataaaaaaataaggtgctttaattgtgatgagttgggccattttgctacagaatgtaggaaacccaagaaggtaAAGAAAGACAAcgcctatcttgaattggaagcaaagtatgatgctcttctaaagaagcaacaagggaaagcttatattgctgagggtaaaagctgggatgattcagataatgatgaagatgaagaagttggaaactatacactcatggccttggagcaaggagactcttcatcatctaaatcacaggtaccaactcttaccacaattgatttaaatgtgagtcaatataaggaaacggttgaaaagatgagcacagaaatgttccacattcatacaagcatggttgctgcaaatgaggaagttagcagattgaaaaagatcaatgaaaaacttgagagtgaaaaacaagagactgaattgttgctggttgagcttgatacttccaagcaagaaaatgcatacttaaagaacaaattaaagtgtgcaagtgaaattgaagcagtattaagagaaaggctggagaaaaatgaagtgaagctgaaatccttcaaaaatgcttctaatttgattggccaatatcatgaaaagaacaagtcatgtgcaaacattgccattggtcttgattatgagggtttgaacaacaaaaaaaagtctgtcagtgacaaaggaaaatcaactgaaactgaggatgttccaattattttgaagaaagttgaatcacctttgttcaaggcatgtgaagtgaacttcagtgaagaagagttgatcatcaaacatgagatagctgatgaggacaagaaaaagaaaaatgatgagacaactcagtcttccatctctgttgaaacaccaaaagccaatcaagaaactaaggagcctgtgaaggagattaaagctgaacaggtcaaaaagaaaaagaagaatagaaatggaaagattgggataaacaaaagcaataattttgcttatgttgcagaggctcctagaaagaggtgtgagaattgtagatcaatgaatcacctaactcatctttgtaaaaagattgttagcaatccacctgaaggagtctacaagtacaatgaagctaaggctaatgatccttattcattctgtgacaagtttgactgcattccctgcaacatgaaagtgatgaagagtttcCACAAATTAAGAATTGATCTAATAGAATCAAAAGTTAGTTCTATATCTAAAAGGGAAAATTctcaacagtcaatgaattccattttatctgaaaattctcattctacttctgtaaaatcagttaacaagaagaaagtgcccaacacagcttggatagctaaacacacttaatcctcattgtgtgcatgacaaaggaaagaaggtcatatggatcattgatagtggatgttccaggcatatgacaggtgataagaccctgctatcacaatttgaggagatggctggccctttggtgacctttggagacaacatcaaaggattcacaatgggatatggcaagattaattctagaaatattgtcattgaagatatAGCACTAGTTGTTGGATTaaaagtaaatcttctaagtgttagtcaatttgcataCAGAGGTTTTTAAGTTATTTTCAataaagaagattgtgcttttattagcaaaaagactggtgaaattgctcttaaaggagtaagaaagggaagcttgtttgttgcagacttagactcaacaaataaggatggagtgtgttgtttctacaccaagacattagaagagcaaagcaaattgtggcataagaagctatctcacttgaatttcagaggaatcaacaccttagtcaagaaggagcttgtgagagacatgcccagtctggaatttgctcaactggaagtttgtgaagcttgtcagaaaggaaaaatgaaaagatcaagtcacaagtcaaaatctgtgaattctataagtgcacctctacaacttattcacatggacttgtttgggccagtaaatgtcttgtccatttcaaggaacaaatatgcccttgtcatggttgatgatttctcaagatacacttgggttgagttcatgtactctaaagatgaaactccaaacattataattgtgcacatcaagaaaattgagaagcaagctgaaggagaagttagtgtgaaaagattgagaagtgataatggaacagaattcagaaactcaacattaagtgaattctgcaaaagcaaaggtgttgttcaagaattttcagtagctagaacacctcaatagaatggagtagttgagaggaaaaatagaacattggttgaagctgctagaaccttgctacaagatgctcagttgctaactagtttttgggaagaggctgttaatactgcatgctacactcaaaacagatatctcataaacaaagctcatggcaaatcaccttactcaatcatgtctaacaggaagcctacagtgaagcatctacatgtgtttggaagcaagtgttatattctaaaagacaactctgaatatgtgggaaaatttgactctaaagtttttgaagcaatttttctgggatattcattggaaagaaaacctacaaagtttatgtgattgatcaaaagaaaattatggaaagcacagatgtgacttttgatgatgacaagtgtccaggcttggaatgccttgatgtaaatgatgctgaaacccttgcatttgaaaatctaaccattgaaagtgattctgatgaggaagatgaagttgtggcacaacaagtgacaaatgaagagacctctgaacaaaatcatgggaatgaaagctctcttcagacacctgaatttgatggcacaaactcagggggagaagaagagaatggaaatgaca carries:
- the LOC141693910 gene encoding uncharacterized protein LOC141693910, whose protein sequence is MGSLEMTCHECGGRRGSLAVSNDGTDENLCFSRTEEGPSSSQSYTAANGSNQDPDYTDCVVDIENGVDEVRISVEKMERECRICMMSLDSESGIAIELGCSCKDGMEAAHQHCAETWFRSKGNNICEICHSIARNVVVPNNITSRQHTSQVSPVSTNAVSVPVNANTVATFSVPAPVYQVNTSTNAYSVPRSNVNSLTTTAVPVPVSSTNAVSVPVSAPSNMPRSNVNSLSTTAVSVPVSSASDNEQCSICCWVVVVIFFLFFVWPTFARGAV